In Nonomuraea sp. NBC_00507, the following are encoded in one genomic region:
- a CDS encoding DUF6510 family protein, whose protein sequence is MTHLDGNALGGPLGEIFAVDVTTATGRCASCGLTGPLAALHVYGPEPGLVARCPGCEEVVLRLVRGPGTAWLDLRGAVSLRMAVPD, encoded by the coding sequence ATGACTCACTTGGATGGCAATGCCCTGGGCGGGCCGCTCGGCGAGATCTTCGCCGTGGACGTCACCACCGCCACCGGCCGCTGCGCGAGTTGCGGACTGACGGGCCCCCTCGCCGCGCTCCACGTGTACGGCCCCGAGCCCGGCTTGGTCGCCCGCTGCCCGGGCTGCGAGGAGGTGGTGCTGAGGCTGGTACGCGGCCCCGGCACGGCGTGGCTGGACCTGCGCGGCGCCGTGTCACTCCGCATGGCCGTGCCTGACTGA